A part of Kineococcus rhizosphaerae genomic DNA contains:
- a CDS encoding LacI family DNA-binding transcriptional regulator produces the protein MGKASAPTIVDLARQLGMSKTTVADALNGTGRTSEGTRERVRAAAAASGYRANTSARRLRSRTSSTVSLYIGADVRSMPFYMPFAFGAMEEAAAHGRDVTLITHADGVREGQSAGAIVIDALPDDPILSALFDVSTPLVSAGRLANPRRESAGRVEIDYPSTVSAALDLLAGTGSRRPALLVPTPRDPSAWSELIVTAYSTWCRDQGVVPLVERLPAHATNDELEAVLASAVAPPETDGLFFAWQDIADRAQVMLRRESTKDLRVATLVDTYLQAAAYPHDVLVDLNAHRFGRAAVRTLLRVLTDGAATPVTDEHVATLYRRDGQTFTASDAHHRP, from the coding sequence GTGGGCAAGGCTTCGGCACCGACGATCGTGGACCTCGCGCGTCAGCTCGGGATGTCCAAGACCACCGTGGCGGACGCCCTGAACGGCACCGGCCGCACCTCCGAGGGCACGCGGGAACGGGTGCGTGCAGCAGCCGCGGCCTCCGGGTACCGGGCCAACACCTCCGCGCGACGCCTGCGTTCCCGCACCTCCAGCACCGTGAGCCTCTACATCGGGGCCGACGTGCGCAGCATGCCCTTCTACATGCCCTTCGCGTTCGGCGCGATGGAGGAGGCAGCGGCCCACGGTCGGGACGTCACCCTGATCACGCACGCCGACGGCGTGCGGGAGGGGCAGTCGGCGGGCGCCATCGTCATCGACGCCTTGCCGGACGACCCCATCCTGAGCGCGCTGTTCGACGTGTCGACGCCGCTGGTCTCCGCTGGACGGCTGGCGAACCCGCGACGTGAGAGCGCAGGCCGGGTCGAGATCGACTACCCCTCCACCGTCTCAGCCGCTCTCGACCTGCTCGCGGGCACGGGGAGCCGGCGTCCCGCCCTCCTGGTGCCGACGCCGCGCGACCCGTCGGCCTGGTCGGAGCTGATCGTCACCGCCTACTCCACGTGGTGCCGGGACCAGGGGGTGGTTCCCCTGGTCGAACGGCTGCCCGCGCACGCGACCAACGACGAACTGGAGGCCGTCCTGGCCTCCGCCGTGGCTCCGCCGGAGACGGACGGCCTGTTCTTCGCCTGGCAGGACATCGCCGATCGAGCCCAAGTCATGCTGCGTCGGGAGTCGACGAAGGACCTGAGGGTCGCCACGCTCGTCGACACCTACCTGCAAGCAGCCGCGTACCCCCACGACGTCCTGGTCGACCTGAACGCTCACCGGTTCGGGCGAGCTGCGGTCCGCACGTTGCTGCGCGTGCTCACCGACGGCGCCGCAACTCCGGTGACCGACGAACACGTGGCCACGCTCTACCGCAGGGACGGGCAGACGTTCACCGCGTCCGACGCGCACCACCGTCCGTGA
- a CDS encoding nitrilase-related carbon-nitrogen hydrolase, whose protein sequence is MKIALLQATGQSGQPARNLETLRAAATTAGRRGAAVLVTPELFLSSYDPVGVHDVDGQPARDAVAAVARESALWLAASTVEHEAGRRFISASLFDPAGVEVTRYRKRNLFGEGERALFSTGEDLPEIVDVDGWPTALGLCFDVEFPEFVRAAALGGAELLLVPTAVPVRPWLDGQPPLLDTSVVPLTVVPTRAFESQLYIAYANQCGSAFCGRSTIADPLGRRLVTAGRDAELLVADISEDVLTAAREAVDYLDRVRRASPLLT, encoded by the coding sequence GTGAAAATCGCTCTGCTCCAGGCGACGGGACAGTCCGGGCAACCCGCGCGCAACCTCGAGACCCTGCGGGCCGCCGCCACGACGGCCGGACGTCGCGGTGCAGCGGTGCTGGTGACCCCGGAGCTGTTCCTCAGCTCCTACGACCCGGTCGGCGTGCACGACGTCGACGGGCAACCGGCCCGCGACGCCGTGGCCGCCGTCGCCCGCGAGAGCGCGCTGTGGCTCGCGGCGTCCACCGTCGAGCACGAGGCGGGTCGTCGCTTCATCAGCGCGTCGTTGTTCGACCCGGCCGGCGTCGAGGTCACCCGTTACCGCAAGCGGAACCTGTTCGGGGAGGGCGAGAGAGCGCTGTTCTCCACCGGCGAGGACCTGCCCGAGATCGTCGACGTCGACGGCTGGCCCACCGCGCTCGGGCTGTGCTTCGACGTGGAGTTCCCCGAGTTCGTCCGCGCAGCCGCCCTCGGGGGTGCAGAACTCCTGCTGGTGCCCACCGCCGTACCGGTGCGTCCGTGGCTCGACGGGCAGCCGCCGCTGCTGGACACCAGCGTCGTCCCCCTGACCGTCGTACCCACCCGCGCCTTCGAGAGCCAGCTCTACATCGCCTACGCCAACCAGTGCGGCAGCGCCTTCTGCGGGCGCTCGACCATCGCCGATCCCCTCGGCCGCCGTCTCGTCACCGCGGGCCGCGACGCTGAACTGCTCGTCGCCGACATCAGCGAGGACGTCCTGACGGCAGCTCGTGAGGCCGTCGACTACCTCGACCGCGTCCGGCGGGCGAGCCCCCTGCTCACCTGA
- a CDS encoding MFS transporter encodes MPPRRSPSLRSPSRRSLPAIALLSAALFAAVTTELLPVGLLPQLADAFGVDEAGIGWWVTAYAVVVALGAVPLTSALTRLRRRTGLVLLLLAYALSNAVIVLAPGYAVALVARLIGGLAHAGIFSAAVATAVALVPVQRRGRALAVVNGGVALALTLGVPLGTAVGEAAGWRWAFGGTSVLLLVLAAGALRLVPGDLAAGGHAPAVLPALRRPGLPAVALATTAITLGQYTVFTYVTPVVLASGVRLEHVSLVLFGYGAAGFAGVLVAGLVADRHPVAGLRATVAVLLACVVAVLLVGAAAPTVAVVAVWGAAFGALPTLVQTVALRVTDGSDAAPAVVNATFNVGIGGGAVLGGALLEAGPAGQAAVAGGLVLLGLLLTGAARAGGGGQAHATGVRSPDVRRTVP; translated from the coding sequence GTGCCGCCCCGCAGGTCCCCGTCCCTCAGGTCTCCGTCTCGCAGGTCCCTGCCCGCCATCGCCCTCCTGTCCGCCGCGCTCTTCGCCGCGGTCACCACCGAACTGCTCCCCGTGGGCCTGCTGCCGCAGCTGGCCGACGCCTTCGGGGTCGACGAGGCCGGCATCGGCTGGTGGGTCACCGCGTACGCCGTCGTCGTCGCCCTCGGTGCCGTGCCGCTCACCTCCGCCCTCACCCGGCTGCGCCGCCGCACCGGCCTGGTCCTGCTGCTGCTCGCCTACGCCCTGAGCAACGCCGTGATCGTCCTCGCCCCCGGCTACGCCGTCGCGCTCGTCGCCCGGCTCATCGGCGGCCTCGCCCACGCCGGGATCTTCAGCGCCGCCGTCGCCACCGCCGTCGCGCTCGTCCCGGTGCAGCGGCGCGGCCGGGCGCTCGCCGTCGTCAACGGCGGCGTCGCCCTGGCCCTGACCCTCGGCGTCCCGCTGGGGACGGCCGTGGGTGAGGCCGCCGGTTGGCGGTGGGCGTTCGGCGGGACCTCCGTGCTGCTGCTCGTCCTGGCCGCCGGCGCGCTGCGCCTGGTCCCCGGCGACCTCGCCGCGGGTGGGCACGCGCCGGCCGTGCTGCCCGCCCTGCGTCGCCCCGGCCTGCCGGCCGTGGCCCTGGCCACCACCGCCATCACCCTCGGGCAGTACACCGTGTTCACCTACGTGACCCCCGTGGTCCTCGCCTCCGGCGTCCGCCTCGAGCACGTCAGCCTCGTGCTCTTCGGCTACGGCGCAGCCGGTTTCGCGGGTGTCCTGGTGGCCGGTCTCGTCGCCGACCGGCACCCCGTCGCCGGGCTGCGGGCCACCGTCGCGGTCCTGCTGGCCTGCGTCGTGGCCGTCCTGCTCGTCGGGGCCGCCGCCCCGACGGTCGCGGTGGTCGCCGTGTGGGGCGCGGCGTTCGGCGCGCTGCCCACGCTCGTCCAGACCGTCGCCCTGCGCGTCACCGACGGCAGCGACGCCGCCCCCGCCGTCGTCAACGCGACCTTCAACGTCGGCATCGGCGGTGGCGCCGTGCTCGGCGGCGCCCTCCTCGAGGCCGGGCCCGCCGGGCAGGCCGCCGTCGCGGGCGGGCTCGTCCTGCTCGGGCTGCTGCTCACGGGGGCTGCGCGCGCGGGCGGGGGCGGGCAGGCGCACGCTACCGGGGTCCGCAGTCCTGACGTGAGGAGAACCGTCCCGTGA
- a CDS encoding ROK family protein, with amino-acid sequence MSKTRADLLRLVHRTPGLTRAQAARDLGTGSGAATDAVATLVAEHRLLEGEPRSEGRRGRPTRPLLPHPDGPLVLAGQVDHRDWRVRVTELGGGTVAEESGTHDGADPAPVLAAVRAAARRASRRFGDRLRGAGLAVPGPVREGFLLDAPVLGWRDVDLRAAWPGRLATRVVRHANDARCAGLAEAVRGQAAATGQRTGLHVHLHLAEGLGGAVVRDGSLLDGRHTATGEFGHLPFGDPAVRCGCGAAGCWGTALAGQDEAAVAALARGTAGIVNALDPDLVTLGGRATDLVGAPGFAAGFARGLMDVRRADPPPVRPSALGAQGPVVGAAELVWDVVLG; translated from the coding sequence GTGAGCAAAACCAGGGCCGACCTCCTGCGGCTCGTCCACCGCACCCCCGGTCTCACCCGCGCCCAGGCCGCCCGCGACCTCGGGACCGGGTCGGGTGCGGCGACCGACGCGGTGGCGACCCTCGTCGCCGAGCACCGGCTGCTGGAGGGCGAACCGCGCTCAGAGGGCCGTCGGGGCCGGCCCACCCGTCCCCTGCTGCCGCACCCCGACGGACCGCTGGTGCTCGCCGGGCAGGTCGACCACCGCGACTGGCGGGTGCGGGTCACCGAACTCGGTGGCGGGACCGTCGCCGAGGAGAGCGGCACCCACGACGGGGCCGACCCCGCGCCCGTGCTGGCGGCCGTGCGAGCCGCGGCCCGCCGGGCCTCCCGCCGGTTCGGCGACCGGCTGCGGGGGGCGGGGCTGGCCGTGCCCGGGCCCGTGCGCGAGGGGTTCCTGCTCGACGCACCCGTGCTCGGCTGGCGCGACGTCGACCTGCGCGCCGCGTGGCCGGGCCGGCTCGCCACCCGCGTCGTGCGGCACGCCAACGACGCCCGGTGCGCCGGGCTGGCCGAGGCCGTGCGCGGCCAGGCCGCTGCGACCGGGCAGCGCACGGGGCTGCACGTCCACCTGCACCTCGCCGAGGGTCTGGGCGGGGCCGTCGTGCGCGACGGCTCGCTGCTGGACGGCCGGCACACCGCGACGGGCGAGTTCGGTCACCTGCCCTTCGGCGATCCCGCCGTCCGCTGCGGGTGCGGGGCCGCCGGCTGCTGGGGGACGGCGCTGGCCGGGCAGGACGAGGCGGCGGTGGCGGCCCTGGCGCGCGGGACGGCGGGGATCGTGAACGCCCTCGACCCCGACCTGGTGACCCTGGGCGGGCGGGCCACCGACCTCGTGGGCGCGCCCGGTTTCGCGGCGGGGTTCGCGCGCGGTCTCATGGACGTCCGGCGCGCCGACCCGCCGCCCGTGCGGCCCTCGGCCCTGGGGGCGCAGGGTCCGGTCGTGGGCGCGGCCGAACTGGTCTGGGACGTCGTCCTGGGCTGA
- a CDS encoding SDR family oxidoreductase has product MSKTWFITGTSRGFGREWALAALERGDRVVATARNTDSLADVVAAHGEDVLALALDVDDKAAVERAVAEAVERFGRIDVAVNNAGYGQFGMIEEISEAEARAQFETNVFGALWVTQAVLPVMRAQGSGHVLQVSSIGGVSAFPNIGIYNASKWALEGFSQALAAEVADFGIKVTLIEPGGFDTDWGGSSAKHATPLPAYEEFRAKAAEARKARVASPGNPAATRGPVLELVDAENPPLRVFFGTAPLGIATKDYESRLAEWNAWNRLSQESQG; this is encoded by the coding sequence GTGAGCAAGACCTGGTTCATCACCGGCACCTCCCGCGGTTTCGGCCGCGAGTGGGCCCTGGCCGCCCTCGAACGCGGGGACCGCGTCGTGGCGACGGCCCGCAACACCGACAGCCTCGCCGACGTCGTGGCCGCCCACGGCGAGGACGTCCTGGCCCTCGCGCTCGACGTCGACGACAAGGCCGCCGTGGAGCGCGCCGTCGCCGAGGCCGTCGAACGCTTCGGCCGCATCGACGTCGCCGTGAACAACGCCGGGTACGGCCAGTTCGGCATGATCGAGGAGATCAGCGAGGCCGAGGCGCGCGCGCAGTTCGAGACGAACGTCTTCGGCGCCCTGTGGGTCACCCAGGCCGTGCTGCCCGTCATGCGGGCCCAGGGGTCCGGGCACGTCCTGCAGGTGTCCTCGATCGGCGGCGTCTCGGCGTTCCCGAACATCGGCATCTACAACGCCTCCAAGTGGGCGCTGGAGGGTTTCAGCCAGGCGCTGGCCGCCGAGGTCGCCGACTTCGGCATCAAGGTGACGCTCATCGAACCCGGCGGTTTCGACACCGACTGGGGCGGGTCCTCGGCCAAGCACGCGACGCCGCTGCCGGCGTACGAGGAGTTCCGCGCCAAGGCCGCCGAGGCGCGCAAGGCCCGGGTCGCCTCGCCGGGGAACCCGGCCGCCACCCGGGGACCGGTCCTGGAACTCGTCGACGCCGAGAACCCGCCGCTGCGGGTGTTCTTCGGCACCGCGCCGCTGGGGATCGCGACGAAGGACTACGAGTCGCGGCTGGCCGAGTGGAACGCCTGGAACCGGCTGTCGCAGGAGTCGCAGGGCTGA
- a CDS encoding sodium:solute symporter family protein, whose amino-acid sequence MDMLIGYTGVALFLILVTVVMERTRRTDADFSEYATAGRSFGSFYGTAAYLNTFLPGTVFISFAGLAAASGLIGFYLVVYAVAGMVLMHVLARNVHTWGARYDLRTQSDLLGLRYRSKVVQVVSAVIGIVATIPWIVLGMQSLALVFDVLSFGALAPLGAVLVSIAVIAVRQVWTVRFGMRGIIISDLVQGLFAYGIGTLVAVGLLVWLLTHGHGFAQVPDGFTSLPGPGSDLGPLYALSLTLTGALGTWCWPDIFMRLFTARSVRTVQRTALQAAPVLLVFSTAVLLVAYLASSLPGVAEAPDRVWFTTAEVGGVLLLTVAAVCVVAATMGNVGANLQAVGTQAANDVVGVIAGTRVRSARAGKVAVALVTLVSAVGAFFTVGTTSGLVVLALVSYQGIVQLAPTLLLGVLWKRGNAVGATAGMVSGFVTAAVLQVLHPVSVPWAGGLTSGVVALVVNTAVYVTCAYALPSRSQREHVDRLWSEGAASAGDGAPAVHDVSA is encoded by the coding sequence ATGGACATGCTCATCGGCTACACCGGAGTAGCGCTCTTCCTGATCCTGGTCACCGTCGTCATGGAGAGGACCCGCCGCACCGACGCCGACTTCAGCGAGTACGCCACCGCAGGACGCTCCTTCGGTTCCTTCTACGGGACCGCCGCCTACCTGAACACCTTCCTGCCCGGGACCGTCTTCATCTCCTTCGCGGGTCTGGCGGCCGCCTCGGGCCTGATCGGCTTCTACCTCGTCGTCTACGCCGTGGCCGGCATGGTCCTGATGCACGTCCTGGCGCGCAACGTCCACACCTGGGGCGCCCGCTACGACCTGCGGACCCAGTCGGACCTGCTGGGCCTGCGGTACCGGTCCAAGGTCGTGCAGGTCGTCTCCGCGGTCATCGGGATCGTGGCGACGATCCCGTGGATCGTGCTGGGGATGCAGTCGCTGGCCCTGGTCTTCGACGTGCTCTCCTTCGGCGCGCTGGCCCCGCTGGGCGCCGTGCTGGTCAGCATCGCGGTGATCGCGGTGCGTCAGGTCTGGACGGTCCGCTTCGGCATGCGCGGCATCATCATCAGCGACCTGGTCCAAGGCCTGTTCGCCTACGGCATCGGGACGCTGGTGGCCGTCGGCCTGCTCGTGTGGCTGCTGACCCACGGCCACGGGTTCGCGCAGGTGCCGGACGGCTTCACCTCCCTGCCGGGTCCCGGCAGCGACCTGGGGCCGCTGTACGCACTGTCGCTCACCCTGACCGGAGCGCTGGGAACGTGGTGCTGGCCGGACATCTTCATGCGGCTGTTCACGGCGCGCAGCGTGCGCACCGTCCAGCGCACGGCGCTGCAGGCAGCGCCCGTCCTGCTGGTCTTCAGCACCGCCGTGCTCCTGGTCGCCTACCTCGCCTCCAGCCTCCCGGGCGTGGCCGAGGCACCCGACCGGGTCTGGTTCACCACCGCCGAGGTCGGCGGCGTCCTGTTGCTGACCGTCGCCGCCGTCTGCGTGGTCGCCGCCACCATGGGCAACGTCGGAGCCAACCTGCAGGCGGTGGGCACCCAGGCCGCGAACGACGTGGTCGGCGTCATCGCCGGGACGCGCGTGCGCAGCGCGCGGGCGGGGAAGGTGGCCGTCGCGCTCGTCACGCTCGTCTCCGCGGTGGGAGCCTTCTTCACGGTCGGCACCACCTCGGGCCTGGTGGTGCTGGCGCTGGTCTCCTACCAGGGCATCGTGCAACTGGCCCCCACGCTGCTGCTCGGGGTCTTGTGGAAGCGCGGCAACGCGGTCGGAGCCACCGCCGGCATGGTCAGCGGTTTCGTCACGGCCGCGGTCCTGCAGGTCCTCCACCCGGTGTCCGTCCCCTGGGCCGGCGGGCTGACCTCCGGCGTCGTCGCCCTGGTGGTCAACACCGCGGTCTACGTCACCTGCGCCTACGCCCTGCCCAGCCGCAGCCAGCGGGAGCACGTCGACCGCCTGTGGTCCGAGGGTGCCGCGAGCGCGGGCGACGGTGCCCCGGCGGTCCACGACGTGAGCGCGTGA